A stretch of DNA from Tubulanus polymorphus chromosome 6, tnTubPoly1.2, whole genome shotgun sequence:
attctggccaaatttgacatttttgggcacttaaaaggtcataggacggccatcttaaGTCAGatggacccaatttttcttatgctgatgggcccttggtagattcaaatataatcgaaagatcaaggtaaatGATCAAAGcctcttcaaaatttccctcgtaaacttcgaaaatgtgtaaaaagtgctttttttggcgaacaacaatggctgccagtcggccatcttgaatctgacagggccagtttttgggctgaagatgtgtctagggtagatacatgtataaaccaaatatcaagacattaccttgaagcgtcttcaaaacttcccaaaataactggattccgtctacggacggacggacgacggacgaaaaatgaacgcaatagcccgctgggacttaagtcccaagtgggctaaaaatggcaCAAATTTATGATTGAAGACCGAATAATTCATCGAAATACTGTATGTATGTTGGTGAAAAGAGACTCCCACAATAATGACGAAAAATAAAgccaaaaaatgtttccttgagctagtagtctattcaatgtttcgactaatagtcatcttcaggtaTTGTTGGCGATGagtattattgtgggattctctttatattatcgtcacaacacggatatagtgcgCGATTAATGGTGAACTGTATGCTGGCTTTAAAAATTCTGACATCATCAGAATTTAGTGTATTAGGTCATTTTCACCCCGGCCTAACCGATCAACATAGCGgaaaacttagataaaaagaaatattttcattaagtaCAATCATCACTGCATACATTCATACATACTAACTGCATTAAAAATTAAACACtagaattaaaacaaataaacCAATCGGAAAAGACGCTAAAACGCTTCATGGCAACaaaattacatgaaaattcaataataaCAGGTGTATACGCAGTGTAACTCCAATTCTTTCATCGTACTAACTCATCCTGCATGACTAACTGTGGGTAGGCAGACCAGTCCATCTAGTGGTGTCCAGATCAGCCACTTTCTGCTACTGTTTCACCCGACCTACGAAGCTACGATTAGCAGCTGTTCCTCATTCGAGTCAATGAACTTTGTTTTATTGCATTTCGACGCTGTGAATGATCACATCCATTAGCTGACCACGTAAGCCAGCCGTGTAAAATGTTTGCATCGAAATCGCAAGAATAAAACCGAAGTTCCGTGGTGCTTGAAATTTGTCCCGTTCCAATCAGTCAGACGATCACAATTCGCTATTATCTTACTAATCCCTGAGTGAGAGTAAGCCGGCTGTATGAACGAGCTGCGGCACATCAACGACCCGGGACGCAGTCACCGCGTTCTGCACGCGCGGCACCGGGATACAACCAACCTACTCTTCGTCTTCTACTATGCGCTCCGTCGATGCTATATACAACCCGACGACTGTATCCCCGTGCCCTGAGGCTGACGCGCACGCACACGCTTAGAAGACATTACACAGCTTGTATAGCTGTTCGTCGGTCTGTGAGTTACATGACAGATTCATTATTGTTGCCGCGGCCGATTCGCTGCATAGACTGAAACACCGAGTCACTGATACCCATGTTGCTCTGTCCGGCGGCGGCTCCATTCAGTACCGCGATATTGCTTGACGATTCAATCACCACGTTTTGTTTTAGCGGCATCTGAGATTCGTGCGTGCTCGTGAACGGCGTCATTTGCGTTTCGGTGCGATTCTGTTCTAAGGCTGGTCCCCACTCGGTCGTCGGTTGACTCAAATACTTTATACgctggaaaaaataaaatttccgTTGAACTTAGAACAAATTCTACATTACCAAACTAGAGTagggaaaatagaaaatagaataatgTATCCGACATAGTAGTCTATTCTACAACAacaaactagacaaaaatttctaattgcctattgCTCAGAATTGTGAAGGAGTTTCGGGTATTTCcctcaaattaaaggagtttcaagcacctttttATAAGTATTTTCCATAGAGAAGTTAAAATTCATAGAGACCTTGATAATACATTATTgctaaatcaaaatatctacACAACTCAATTCCTACCTGCCAAATTGAATATTCTTTATTATCAAAGGTGGCAATTTTGTAGATGGCGACAGCAGGAATGGGCATGATAGTAGTGATTGAGATCATCCAACCTAAAGCGTCTGCCCACACCGGATAAATGTGGTCGCCATATTTTGACGGTTTGAAATCGATCCATGTGAAGATCATGATGAACTGCAAATGACGAATGCAAAATAAGTTAATACCGAAATTGAAAACTAGGAAAGCCTATGTTAGCTTGGTGTTGTtcacattttggttttgtattcATAACTCATTAAATTTTGTAACATGAAATCGCACCTCAGAGGACACTGACAGGGACTTATATAATCTTCTATAACTGTATCAGATTAGCTATTTGAGTAGCTCATACCTTGATACActaatattcataaattcagACAACCaatataagaaaattaatGGGAGTTCAATTACCACAACCAATGGAAGCATTTCAGCAAAAGactagtctttagccgaaacgttgctcaaatTATACGTTTCTATTCATAAACTTTACAAATTTGGCCgaatcattgtgggatttcttttgtttattcatcatacatGGATATTGGGTATGTTCCTGACTTATCAATGGAAGCATTTACAGTTTAGAGGATATCTTACTAATATCAGGGCGGGAGTGATGAATTTCCAGCAGTACTTCCACCAGGGGGTAATATTCATATCGATCATCTCATTGATATTTCCATAAAACCTGTTCACACCTGGAAATCAAATATTACGAAATTTAACAACAGATGCAATGAAacaacagggtccctacagatcagtcattcctggatataagcaTTATTTCGGcggttttgaaatttttgggTTGGGTAAAAAAAATCCTGGTCCCAAATACTTGTATATTGATTTCTTAGATGTATTTGGGACCaggttttttttagaaattctagGTGCAATCTACTGTATCACTATAGAATaactagacaaaaatttctaaatgcctatgtttttctcaaaattgaagagtTTTAAAGGAATTTCAGGCATTgtgctcaaattaaaggagtttcaagcatcTTTAAAAGCAGTTTTTAAGCAATCAAGAAGTGTTAGGGACCCTGAACGAACACCGACAACTAACAGTAATACATAAAATCATCACAGATATGCGAGATTTGTGCTAACAAGGAataaatttatatctttatcgTTAATATACGTCGCTTTTCATTTCGTGGCAGAATCAACATCAAGCTGAACACATACCGTAAACCCAGGCTATCACCATACATTCAGTGAAACCAATAAGCAGCACGGAATATGTCGCGCAATAATTGTCCATCAGTTGTAACATATACATTCCTccctgaaataaaaagaattaattgaatacCTGCATCAATACATTCTTACCCATGAATGTCAGCTCATCGAACAGTTTTAGTCTGTAaatgcagatggcagcacttccTATATACAGTTTTTTCATCCATCGCATattcaaatcattaaaaattcaaacataaCAGCAAAAATGcttgtttatatacatgtttatatactGCGAGCCAGACAAGTCGTTTTAGAATGTAAGATTCAGAGTACCAGTATCGATCTTAGAATATCACGTAGGTCGAGGACTGGTATTATTGGTCTGGATCCTGGTAAGAGTTATCTGGTGGACAAATACCATGGTTATAATACAATTTTAATCGTCaagtcaactatccactggttaacgctaaacaacatttgagcaactggcccctgaacaTGTTTTGAAGGAATAATCATTTAGACGAGAACTCATGATTTCCAAGTATTGCACattcaaatacaaatatagcaTACCCTCGAACAGCAAGTCAGACCGAGTAAGAAGCAGCCGAAACATATACAAGCCAGTAAAATCTGTGAGCGGCGTCCTTTACGCAGGTGGGTATGAAATGTGTCTACGATAGTCGTATGAACGGTCGTGACAACAGCAAACTGAAGAAAAGagatacaaatatatgatTAACTTCGACTTACTGATCCGTCACACGATTATCATCGGTATTGAAATTGAGGGTTATTAGACAAGATAAGATGAATAGGAAACAAGCCACAATAGGAGACGACAGTTCTCAGGCTCAGGCTCATACTCCAAAATTGCCATACATTAGTTCCCAATGCATTTTGGATATGCTGTATCTAGGGCCAATAGTAAAATTTTGTCAGGacaattttttgaatttcgacCCGCTGTTCACTGTTATGAGGTCATCTACAAGTTCACATCGCTGAAAAACAGTTTGAAGAGTCTAGTTCTGCCACTAGGTTGGGCTCATTCTTTGCACTGAACAACTAGACTCCCGTACTAACATTATACCAAGTTTCAGCAAGATCTCCCCCCCTATTAACAAAACTAAGTCCCTGAAAGACAGAAACACAAAACAGACGGTACGAAAATAAGGGTCTCACATTGGAAGCCCGAGAACCAAAAGAAAACAATTGTCCATCATTAGAAAAATTCTCTATATAACCTATGATTAATCGCATTAAGATACAGCTTCCAACAAGCAAAAAACCCCTTCtttacattaaaaaaatacaatttgccCAGCTGCCGAAACACGTATCACACTTAAGTGCGCGAGCGGGAAGTTAACATATTGCGGAAAAACACTTTTGAAATTACCAATGCCTGCTGATCTCAGCATTTAAAGAAATGACGTATTCATGTTTCATTTCGATTACAAATCATAATTTACCTGTGTACCCATTCCAAGTGTTAGCAACATGGCAAAGAATATAATTGCCCAGAATGGCGATATCGGCAGACGCGTTACGACTTCTGGATAAACAACAAAAGCAAGGCCAGCACCTGAAATCATCCAAATAATTCAATGCTTCATCTAGACTTCAAGGATAGATGTACTTAAATATGTAAGGAAATATGTTTAAACATAGCTTGTTCACTAAAAAAAAGCTAGAAATTCAGGCCAGGACAAGCCAAAGCttattaatgaattttctctgTATTTCTTAAAAGATTTAACGGAAACAGAACTCAAGCTTTGTTTTATGCCTTAATGGTATAGCCTCACAGTGAGGATTATGTTGTGACAGGTGGCAGTCTAGATATAATATCAATCATAAATTGATGGATTATCAGAAGATATACCGACGGTTCGCTCGGGAATAAATTGCTGCATTATATCAGCATTTACAGATTTCCCTATTGATAGTATGTTGAACGTGCCCTGCAGTAGAAATTCAACCGAGTCTAACTAACCTATACAATTATCgagtgaaaataatgatcAAATAGTTTCATGCAGGGCACGATTTTATATCTCAAAATCTCAATGATATTAATCCTGTGCCTGTGTTAGTACATAGTAAAATGTAGTGTTTTGTTTAAACCTCCCACTCAGAGCCATATGCGATCTAACTAAACCCATAGATGCATACAAtaacaaatcaattcatagGGCAACGCCTACACTTCATTATTCACAAATAgtattttttcaagaaaaaaataaatgacatCACACATAGAAACATAGAAATTCCAAGCCAATTACTAATAGACGAACAATTTTGCACCATGTCTCCACGTCAACAAATACGCTGAACATGTAAAACACAATCATTCAGAAAGGAAgacgaaatatgaaattagattttctGATATGTTTTTTTCTTAGAGCCGCCATAATCTACATATGGCGATGAATTGATCACAGAGAGCAACAGTTGTACACCTGTTTCCAttgtacaaatatatatatatatatatatatatatatatatatatatatatatatatatatatatatatatatatatatatatatatatatatatatatatatatatatatatatatatatatatatatatatatatatatatatatatatatatatatatatatatatatatggcgAGTGTCTACCCACAGAGAACAGCGTAAACACTATATTTCATAGGCTTTAAAGAAAATCATCCAGCCtcgaataaaaaaacaatttaagaGGCATTAAAACTGACCTGCCAGAACTATAGTAGTGAATATTTACAAGTAAAGGGATATCAGCGTTTTAGTCTCGTGCCCAAAAACACTAATAGAAAGGACAGGCGTTAGGACTGTTGGGCCAGGTACACAATTATGTCTTAgatcaaaaaaatatgtttctcaGAATCCTTCAGACCATGAAAGTCCATATGAAATAGTATTTAGTTGTGAAAAACTAGCACTACAATGCATATTTACCATCTTTGGCGACATCTTTGATGCTGACACCGAGTTCATTAGCCATGAATCCGATGATACCGAATATGACAAATCCGGCGAATATACTCGTCAAACAGTTGCCGAGCGACACGACCAGTGAATCcctaaaaaagatatatacatattcttCGGTCAtaagattttcaattttacagaGAAAATGTAGATGCACCAAACATTTGATGATATGAATTATTCAGGTGCGCATGCAATCAACCAAGACTTGTTCgcattaattgaattgatatcaAAAGAGCAACAATCAAAAATTATTATAACATATGGCGATATTAGCCACGCAGAACAGCAataattaatttctattttacgCCATGGTATGAAAACAGGTGAGTTGTTACTATTGTTATTTGGAATGGCAAAATAAAAATAGCTTCACATGGAAATATGCAGCTTAAATTTTCCATGTTGGTATAAAGGCATGTGTATCGATATAGGTTGGATCTGGTTACATTTGCGAATTAAAATaggaattatttgaaaatgaactgattttatacTTGAGGAGTTCGTTTTTATtcacaaatgtggaactgggtcccgaTTCATATATAAACTTATGTACGATCACGTCGAAATCAACCTTGGATTTAATGATTAcaataaaaaatctatatacACGAAAATCAAAAGATGATTGAAGATCGCAATTACGGAAGGACCTTggattggattttttttaattaataatATAGGCCTGTGCCAACTATAAAACTGTTGCCAGATCGTAGTTGTTATCTGCAGATCAATGTAGATCTAATCTTGAGAACAGTCAGTTTAGTCCTCTAGAAGAGTGACAGACATTGTTGCAATATCGATTGCCTCGTGAAATTTAAAAATGCCGGTGTGCAACATTCGAATCGACCAAATGAAGCTAGAAACCTTTCAGTAATAAAGTCTACTAGCATCAAAATACATCCTCAATAGGCAGGGTTTCAAACACAATGACAACACTTGATTCAGTCTAATCCGCCGAGTGCGAAGATTTGCCGCAATTAAACTTGCGGTGCATATCAGATGTATCATTGTATAATTGTTGAGACAATCTCACGGATAATCTTTAACTGGAAAATCCCAGGCTAAAAAAGAGCagaatttctgattggctgataatggCATCATTTAGGCTGCGTATATACCTGCGCACACgggctagtgtggcagggaTTAGTTCTATTGCAAGTTttaatgccatcaggtttgaattcCTGCCAGGGGGAGTATGGTCAAAATAGAGCAaaaagataaataaatgtttttctgtttGTGTCACTTCAATGATCGACTATTAactcaaaaaccaaaatagcAGAGTTAAAACGTATCGATGACCATCGACGGTCACATACCTGAGGCAGTTGTTGTGGAATTTATTGAAGCTGGCCAGAGTGATCAAACCTCCCCAGCACGGGGACAGTGAAAAGAATATTTGTACAGCTGCATCACCCCAAACCTGGAAAgtaaaaaatcatatcaatgtcataaaatctacaaaataatcaaGAGGTGGCGGGTTCTAATTCAAGGATGTATTCGTTCTACGACCATCGATATAGGCACTTCTACCTACATGCGGACAGATGTTCATTATACAAATCAATACAAGTCAACTTTGCGTTGTATCAAAAggcatacatgtatatgaaataggTAAAATATTGACTATATCAAATCAAACGAATAGATATTATAAcgataaaagaatattacacTCGTTTTTCGGGATCTCTTTctcttttgaaatttttaatgaactttttttcaatttcaatgagAGTAGGCTGAATGCTGAATACGATAAAAATGCGCATAGATTTTTATGGCgcataaatcaaataaattatacacCAGTTTTCAGTATCAGATGAGAATAACTGCTCATGAACACAAtacaaaaatcatgaaatctataaattcttaTCATGAAACAGGGCTTTGTCATCACTTTCTCCCGAAAAATATTTTGCGGAAATGAATTCGATTTTTTCCGGTCGACGACAAGGGCGCCACGAACTGTAAAACGCACCTTTGCACTTTTTAATCGGTGCCATTCCGGAGTGAGGTAGAATAGAATGCCATCGACGCATCCCGGTAATGTTGCGCCTCGTACGAGCAACGCAATCAATACGATATACGGAAAGGTAGCTGTGAAATAGACcgcctgaaaatataaacaaaacaaaatttaacaATCGGGTTCGTTCAAGTTTcgttttttgaaagttttccAAATGGCTTTACGCCATGAATCAATTGGAAAATATCCAAATGAGAGCTAGACGACCTTCTGATAACATGACTATCAAATAACGATAGTGTACATAAAACGTAGGTAAAAATAGACACCGATTTGACCTGTGGTACTCGGAGCAAAAAAGATGTACAAAGGTCAATAAATACGGTGAGAATCCACAAATTCcacattaataataatatttactaCCTTATCTTGTTTTGAATTCATCGGTGACAGACTAAAGGTCGTTTGGGCCGTCAACACTTGAGGTTTGAAATAACCCTGGGGTATCGTGCACAAACACTGATAAATCAACTAAGGGGATGGTAAGGGCTCGGTTATTATATAAAGATTATTTTATCTGAGCTCAATATTATCAAAACTGTAATATCTTAGAGTTAAGGCACCAGAAAGAAACTGAGACTGGCGTTTACGTTCAGAAGTGGATAGAAATGAAAACCTGAATGGGAATGGAAATACCGACCTTGCCAGCTGATTTGATGCCTTTTATCAGACAAGCCCCGACGATCATCCACGCCAATAACAAACACAAGACTAGTTCCCATTTAATGCCGCCGAGGTCGTGAATTCCGGGCGTTATATCCAATACATAATTACTGAAAAATTCAACAGAAATTTTAGTTAACATCATCATATTAAATATCTCGTGTAAGTTTTGAGACTCGAACTCCTTAGTCCTGATTTCCTTTGATTTAAACCGCAATCAAATCGTGAGAACAGTAGAATTGGGTGGCCTATATCATTTGACTAGCATTTTCCATGACCATTCCCCGACATGCGTGTTATTTTCCATAATTaccagtcaaatacgtaagacatagacggaaactATTTGATTTCTATGCGTGATTTAACTATCTCAATAAGTTTCCCTGATTCTTagcttttttcttcttttaaaaaattccccgactatACCTGACTTTCTTTAAAGAGAAGAAAATTCTCTGACTCTTCCCCATTTTCCATGTACAAAAGTGACCACCCTGAAGAACTGAGCACCAAGCATCCCTTAATCTTTCCGATAACTTACTGGAAATACTCATCGGACGGACTCGTCAGTGATTTCTTCTCTTTGCTGGCGACGTCTTCGATTTTAGAAAGGTTTTGAACCAGCGTGTAATTGTGTAACCCGTACTCGGCGACCGTGTAACAAGTTCGATTATACCACGTTCCATTGTGAGTGGTACAGTTTTTCTCGAACGACAGACCCAATAAATTACATTCTGCAATACGAAACATAACATTATTCATGAAGCGgagaattcaaattcattaaatctcCATTATCTGATGATGACTGAACagaatttttatatatatacataatagaAGACATGTTTCAGTTGCTCCGATCACAGGgcattttacaaaaatttgCAATATTGGCATCCAACCTGGCTTCTCTACTATACCCTCCCTAGTTGGGTCACACTGGCCAACTAATTGCAGACGCATGCAATGAACTAACTATACATACCTGGAGTGTTCCAGTGGTTTTCGCACGTACTCCACGGTACGCCCGGCAGGTTAGAGAATGAGGCGAACAAATAAAACAGCGTCCAAGCTATAATCATATTATAATATATTCCTACGAAAAACGACACTAAAAACATTCCCCATCCTATACCTGAAacgagagaaaaaaattttagatatttttttatgtgtgTCACTAAATTCTTAAGCGGAGGCTAATTAACATTAGGGCGAATGGGACCATGAGAAAAGATATTCCAATGCAGTCACTAGGTCTCTCTGTATGGTTGTTTTTTCTAGGGTATCTAAATTCATTACTGCTTTCTAGGAAATACTTATGCCGTCAGTCAGTCAGACAGACATATAATAGCATCCCATTCACAAATTActacagatttttttttaatggcattagctgaatgaaatacatgtatgttcATAGTAAGAATTGTGCCAAACAGGCTAATGCCGGGTAACCTAattcagctgataaataaaagtATTTTGCTCGACTGTCTGTACGAGGCTACCCCAAGATTTTCGAATACCTACATTCAAGTCTAACCTGGAGATGGGTATTGGaaggatataaggagttttgaAGGGGCattaaaaacgaaaatttcaaatttcaaggaagtgtCTGCTTCCCTTACACatcccaattacagtagactccgctaaATCGGTGCTGTTTATCTCATTAAACCATGAATTCagtggttttatcaacaatttctatcCTTTACACCACT
This window harbors:
- the LOC141907503 gene encoding sodium-dependent proline transporter-like isoform X1; the encoded protein is MTHKPDDKKEITYIMVNGEIDAVPKANHDINNVETPGNDDNVSDTGSNLSGDENKDRGNWSGKLDFLLSCLSYAVGLGNLWRFPYLCYSNGGGAFLIPYVIMLALAGVPLFFMELAFGQYASLGVVTIWKISPLFQGIGWGMFLVSFFVGIYYNMIIAWTLFYLFASFSNLPGVPWSTCENHWNTPECNLLGLSFEKNCTTHNGTWYNRTCYTVAEYGLHNYTLVQNLSKIEDVASKEKKSLTSPSDEYFHNYVLDITPGIHDLGGIKWELVLCLLLAWMIVGACLIKGIKSAGKAVYFTATFPYIVLIALLVRGATLPGCVDGILFYLTPEWHRLKSAKVWGDAAVQIFFSLSPCWGGLITLASFNKFHNNCLRDSLVVSLGNCLTSIFAGFVIFGIIGFMANELGVSIKDVAKDGAGLAFVVYPEVVTRLPISPFWAIIFFAMLLTLGMGTQFAVVTTVHTTIVDTFHTHLRKGRRSQILLACICFGCFLLGLTCCSRGGMYMLQLMDNYCATYSVLLIGFTECMVIAWVYGVNRFYGNINEMIDMNITPWWKYCWKFITPALILFIMIFTWIDFKPSKYGDHIYPVWADALGWMISITTIMPIPAVAIYKIATFDNKEYSIWQRIKYLSQPTTEWGPALEQNRTETQMTPFTSTHESQMPLKQNVVIESSSNIAVLNGAAAGQSNMGISDSVFQSMQRIGRGNNNESVM
- the LOC141907503 gene encoding sodium-dependent proline transporter-like isoform X2; the protein is MAQYKLVYDVANEGEIDAVPKANHDINNVETPGNDDNVSDTGSNLSGDENKDRGNWSGKLDFLLSCLSYAVGLGNLWRFPYLCYSNGGGAFLIPYVIMLALAGVPLFFMELAFGQYASLGVVTIWKISPLFQGIGWGMFLVSFFVGIYYNMIIAWTLFYLFASFSNLPGVPWSTCENHWNTPECNLLGLSFEKNCTTHNGTWYNRTCYTVAEYGLHNYTLVQNLSKIEDVASKEKKSLTSPSDEYFHNYVLDITPGIHDLGGIKWELVLCLLLAWMIVGACLIKGIKSAGKAVYFTATFPYIVLIALLVRGATLPGCVDGILFYLTPEWHRLKSAKVWGDAAVQIFFSLSPCWGGLITLASFNKFHNNCLRDSLVVSLGNCLTSIFAGFVIFGIIGFMANELGVSIKDVAKDGAGLAFVVYPEVVTRLPISPFWAIIFFAMLLTLGMGTQFAVVTTVHTTIVDTFHTHLRKGRRSQILLACICFGCFLLGLTCCSRGGMYMLQLMDNYCATYSVLLIGFTECMVIAWVYGVNRFYGNINEMIDMNITPWWKYCWKFITPALILFIMIFTWIDFKPSKYGDHIYPVWADALGWMISITTIMPIPAVAIYKIATFDNKEYSIWQRIKYLSQPTTEWGPALEQNRTETQMTPFTSTHESQMPLKQNVVIESSSNIAVLNGAAAGQSNMGISDSVFQSMQRIGRGNNNESVM